The genomic stretch GTTGTTCTAATATACTGTTTCCTTCCCCTGTAACTACAATGCAGGTCCCTTTCTGTCCTATGGTAGGATCAGAAGTGTACTCCTCAGAGGTCAAGAAAACTGAGGTGCTGATGGAAAATTTCCGTAGAGCTATAGGTTTGCGTATAAAGGAAAAGAAAGAAGTTTACGAAGGAGAGGTAAGCAATGCAATGCATATATGCCCGTGTTCAAGTTAAACAAATACTAGGCTATAGCTAGATTAGTGCTTTGCTTATTTATCAAGAGTTTCATAATCGCTTTGATAGCCGACATTCATTTCTTGTTGCTTGAATAAAGTATAGACTTATCAATGTTGCTCTGTTCCTAGGTTACAGAACTTTCCCCAGAAGAGGCTGAAAGTACAACCGGTGGATATGTGAAAAGCATTAGCCATGTAATCATTGGCCTAAAGACTGTGAAAGGGACTAAGCAACTGAAGTTAGAGCCTTCAGTTTATGATGCTTTGATCAAGGAAAAGGTGCCTGGTTCCTTACCTATCCTGCTGGTGATAGACTTTTGGATTAAATTTTACTCTTATAATAAAAATGGCAGTCTAATTGTTTCTTACTCAAAATAATGTCTTCACGAACATTTAAAATCTGCTATGCCCTATGCCTATTGATaattactcactgggaaaattttATGCTAACTCACTGGCAGAAGATGTTCTGTTATCTTTTGACTAGTCCTGGTGCTGAGTAGCTCCTTAAGCATTGACAAATAATGCACTATATTTGCTTTCTGGGTTATCGTATCTATTGTGCTATCTGCATTCTTTAGGTTACTCACTGTTTGCATATGAACATAGGTGGCAGTGGGTGATGTTATATACATCGAAGCAAATAGTGGTGCAGTGAAAAGAGTTGGTAGATGTGATTCTTTTGCTACAGAATACGATCTTGAAGCTGAAGAGTATGTTCCTATCCCCAAAGGCGAAGTCCataagaaaaaggaaatagtgCAGGTATCATTCTGATGCAATCTTAGCCTTAATATTTCATTAATTTTCTGCATCAATCTTGATGCTTGATTTATACTATGGTATATATATACCCTATATAGGTTCTGGTATGTAGAGGACAATTATACAGAGAGAGGTAGATTTGTTTGAATGATTATATTAGATGAGCACACCTCCAGATGTCTAGAAGAACAAATATTGAAGAGTCATAGTCCATTGCTAATAACTATTGCTACCTTGGTAGAATAATATACATAAATATATATGTCACAAACGTGGGTTATGTGCATCGACGTCGGCCATCAGCTAAAATCCTTTCAACAAGAATGTCTTAGAGTCGATTAACTTGGTTCTATCATTGCTGGTGCTGCTACTAGTACTTGGGCTGGTTTGGTTCGTTCCCTCAGCTGGCCACACCGTAGCTATGGCTTGCCAAAAGTTCGGCGGTGAATTTGATCGCCACACTTTTGGCGTGGGTTGACGCAGATATCCCCAGCAAGAGACGCCATAGTTTTGGCAAACCAAGGCTGCGGCAGCAGCCAAATGCAGTTATGGCGTGCTGCAGCAGCAAGCAAACAGAGCCTTAGTAAATCAACAGTTGGAAGTTTGATTTTAGATTACCTGATTGTCTGTTATCATGAGGAGGATATTTTCCTTAATGCAATGTACGATAACAATTAATGCTCGGATTTGCATCTCGACATGGAGGCTTCCTGTAATCTATGCTCTTGTTCTGAAGAGGAAATAACCTTCTCATCGTTTTATGCAGGATGTCACACTTCATGACCTTGATGCAGCAAATGCACAGCCACAAGGAGGCCAAGATATTTTATCCCTTATGGGCCAGATGATGAAACCACGAAAGACTGAAATCACCGAAAAGCTACGTCAAGAAATCAATAAGGTTTTCATGTTTTTACTgacaactttttagttttctaaGCAGTATCAAATTTGGATACTCATTTAAGAATCTTCACCTGATTTTTACTTTTATATGGTGATATAGGTGGTGAATAGATATATTGAGGAAGGAATTGCAGAGCTTGTACCTGGTGTTTTGTTCATTGATGAGGTATCATTTTATTGCATTTCTGATTGAAAAATACACTTGTCATGGCCTAAGAAAAAACTAAGTAGTAAGCACGTTGATTTTGTTGATTGCTAAACATATTTTATCTGCCTTATGATGCGGTGGCACATTTGTTGAACTTGACTGTCTTCTGTTTATTCAAAATGAATTTTTCAGGTCCACATGTTGGATATCGAATGCTTTTCTTATCTTAATCGTGCACTGGAGAGCCCTTTATCACCAATTGTGATACTTGCTACGAATAGGGGAATATGTAATGTAAGGTAAGCAGTTTATTTGCCACAGTACCCTGCAGCTAATTTCAATACCAGAATGAATCTGCACTTGTCTATTAAGCTGCAGTGCTGCACCTTACTTAAATACTTGCTTAATAAATCTTGTAATGGTTTTATCCAGAGGAACTGATATGACAAGTCCACATGGTATACCAGTGGATCTTCTAGATAGGTTGGTGATTATTCGGACAGAAACATATGGCCCTGCTGAGATGATACAGGTTCTTACTTATTTTGGGCATAATTTCTATAGGATTGTTGCTGTCCAGAATTTGCATTAATCTTTGTTCATTGCCCTTTACAGATATTGGCAATCCGAGCACAAGTGGAGGAGATTGATATCGATGAAGAAAGTCTTGCTTATTTAGGCGAGATCGGACAGCAGACATCTTTGAGGTTAGATTTTTGTGTTGTTCTTTGGCATTTTCCACGCATTCCATGGATTAGTTTTTCAAATATGGGTTTGAAGACACAAGTCCTTGGAAGTTAGGCATGTATCTTATTGATCTGATCTGTGATGTGTATGATTTCCTTTACTTTCAGAATTGATCTCACTATAGTGTTCGATATCACAAGCTGATTTTGCCTTCCCTCCCTTGATAGCTAGTGAGAAATGATGGTAACAGATCTTTTTTCTCTTTGCAGACATGCTATTCAGTTGCTATCACCTGCCAGCGTGGTTGCAAAGACTAATGGAAGAGAAAAGATCTGCAAGGTATATCTACCGagctttcatccctaccttatTCTTGTTCTCCAAGCTTATATCAATGAGCTTATGATCTCTATCAGGCTGATCTTGAGGAAGTTAGTGGTCTCTATTTGGATGCCAAATCTTCGGCTCGTCTGCTCCAGGAGCAACAAGACAGATACATCACCTAGATTTCTCCTGTTGTAGAAAGCTCGAAGAAAATGTAGTTGCCAGCTCAAGGCCATGTAGCATCGATCTGCTTCACATCTGGGGGAAGTTATTTTTGTAGTGCCAGCTTATGGCTTCGGTTAGTCTCCAGAGAGGACTTGGTTCCGGTATATTGCTTGTCCacatactgttcgctgattagATTGACAATTGGTGCAGGAATTGCCGTGTATTTTCGCCCTTGCTAATCGATGTCACAGAATCTGTGCACCCACGAGTTGTATTGGCCCAAATTGGTCGTGACCCTTTTATGTGTAGGATTCATTGAATGCAACTTTTGTGgctttatttttaaaataaacatAAAGCATAACGAAAATCTTTAGAATAAAATTTTATGTTTCATAGGTGAACTTGCGCATGCATGTACAGTTGCCTAATTTAAAAGGTTAGAGAAAGAAAGCCTCAGTGGAccttctagaaaaaaaaaatgactgCATTTGTTCCAGGAACGTTCTTCTGgacaaaaaaaaatgttttccCAGTCTTTTTCTGCTTCTATTTCTCAAAACAGAGCTGATATCGCGCCACGTACTGCCTGATTCCATTTGGCCTGGCCATCGTTTTCCTAATTTCCTGCGGCAACGCGAAGCAGCGCTGTGACTGTCGTCTAGTACAGTACATTGTACATGCCTTCCGGTGCCGCGGTGTTCACTTCCCCCGTCCCGTGCCGGGGCTTTTTCTCCCGTTCCACCACCGTCCCGGGCCTTTTTCTTCCGTTCCATGATGGCACTGAAACGTCCGTTTCCAGACAGCGAAACGCTGCTGCCCTGCCTCTGCCCGGAGGTTGTTGGAATTCCCCCTCCCGGGAATCACCCGTTGCCTAGCCGTAGCCGAGGTGAGTACGCGCAGATATCTGATATCTTCATCGTCGCCACGGCGAACGCCAGCTGCAAGCACCGGCGCGCGGCGAAAGAAAAGCAACACATGCGCAATGCCACTGGTGGTGGTGGCGTGCGCGacgaaagagaaaaaaaaaagcctcGCCGTGGCATTCCATGACCCCAGAGCACTCGTGGCCTCGCACGGCATCGCCGCGCGCCTCACGGCCACGACCCGCGCGCTCCATCCATCATTCCGGTGCAGTGCGGCCGATCGGACTGATCGCCGCGCGGGCGCGGCAACAACGACGTGAGAGGGCCGGGGCCGGCGGCGCCAGGGAAGGGAGCGGGGGAAATGACGCACGCGCTGACACCAATTCGCCTGCAACGCGACAGCCCCCGCCCCGGCCCGCCTCGCATCACAGCCGCACGCTGCCCCCCGGGCCCGGCCCCGGGGGCTGCCAGATAACACACCACACATCGAATCGAATCGAAATCGATCGGCTGATTCGCCGGCTGCCATGACTGACTCCGATCGCTCGCGCGTACGTAGGAGGAATAGCTTTTTAGCTTCGTGTCCTCCAAGCAAAACAGCACCAAAGTTGGGGCCGTTGGagtttgacatcaccaagattTCAAAACGCTTTCGTACTTGGTGCATTGCACCTTGCCGCTCTGGGATCGCTCTCCATCGCCGGACCGGACTGCCAAAGTCTCGGGAGCCTTTTGTTTGTACGTCGCCGCGCCCCGAAACTCGAGGTCGAAATCGGACGGGCCGGTGACCGCGGATAGGGTAGTCCGGGCTCGAAATATCTCACGTACAGTAGGTGACAAGTCTCTTTGCTCTTTAGCCTCTGCTTTTTTTTCCCACTTCTTCACTCTCTCGCTCGCTCTCCCGACGGCTCCCATTTTATGTGGCGTGCGTGCATAGAAACATGGATGTCGTCTTGGCCGTTTGCGCCTTCCGTGTCTCCGGTCGCATGATTGCACATACCTAGCGAGAAAGAGGGCGAGCTGGTTTGTCCCGTTTGGCCTCCGGGGCCGGTCCCGGCGGTGGCCTCAACGGCGGCCTGTGGGGTGTGAATGGAATCTGGCGAGCCCGAGCCGGTTGATGCGTGCCTGACTATTCGGTCGTACAGTACAGTGAGGGTACACTGTGCCGGACTGCCGGTGTGGGTGGCTCGTCCAATTATTTGTACGGACGCAATTTGGCCCGCCAATGGGGAGGCGCCACAGTGGCGGAGCAAGGGCCAAGGGCCGATCGATGTGATGAGACTGGTGGGGCGAGTGGCGAAAGAAAAAGCCGCCCCACCCGGCCGCGGTTCCCATATTCCAGGACTGGCCAAATCTCCGTTCGCCCTGCTTAGCTCAGATTGCCGGAGCAAGCTATGTAGTACGTACCGCGCTCAACAGTAGTGAGCTCCCGAGAAAACAGTATGAGCAGCGAGAGCGCCATTAGCCCAGATTACaagaatgttttttttttttgaagaaaagGTTTTCCTGGCTTTATTTTCTCATGAAATGAAGCACAAACAAGTTTAGCCTTTCAGTACAGTGTACAGTATTCGAGACGCCCACTAGGCTTAGAAAAATATaggaatagaaaaaaaatatatataattaagGAATTCGTATGCAAAGAAGGTAATTGAACACATATTGTTTTACTCCAAAAGGGGTGACCTGTAGCTATTTCTATAGGAATCATGTTGTTGTGATTTTCCTATATTTCTCCTGCAATCAAAGAGGCCTTTGTGCTAATGCTGTTTATCCATGATCCATAAAGTAGCCTTTCGCCCGGGGGAAAAAGTGGTGACTCATAAAGTAGTACTAGAACCAATGGTAAGTACAATGTACATAATACTTTACTACAGTACTGCGTACAGTAACCTTTGGGCCTCCCACTACCGGCAAAACTTTGATTTGAGAGTGCAACTTTGCTTACCTAGCTGGTATCCACTTTAATATGCTCTGCATCGGTAGGTTCTTATGCTTGTGCACGATAATGTTGTTTAAGGGGTGTTTGGATGGACTAAATAAACTAAACTTTAATCCTTGTTTTCGATGTCAAAATAGAAGGGCTAATTGATGAGTAGAACAcattagaaaaaagagaaaaataaattatTAGTCTATGTTTAGCCTATTATCTAAGGATGGACTAAACTTTAGTACAATatgtccaaacaaggcctagtcaTCAACTCGGACTGGACTGGAAGGAACGAGTTGGCGTTGTCTTCCGGCCCTATTTATGCAAACTAAAAGGTAGCTTTTCATAGCCAAAAGCCCTCACCACTATTCCCCCACCCTAAACTGTACTACTAGTATTTGTGTGAAATGTGAAATTGGAAACCCAGAGTAGGCATAGTATATATAGTATTCAGGAATTAATTATGAGATCATATATTATTAGGAACCCTGCTAGTAGTTAAATTTACAGCGATGTACTGCTAGGAAGTTATGTAAACGGTTCAGTTATCCTAGGAATCAGGAAAACAAAAGGTCCTTTCGCCATTTTTTCAAATTCAAACAGAGAACACGCGCTTTTTTCCTTCGTCGTGCACGTTCAAATGAACTTTGTCGCCTAGTGCGAACCAACCCCTCCGGCGCGGTGATCCGACGGTCCAGAAGTGGACGCCCTCCGTGATCGGCTGAAAGGAACGGCGAGGATGGCAACAAGGTTTCACCACAAACGAAAAGGGTAAGGCGAGGCGGGCGTGGGCCCGCAAGAATCCCCTCCCCCGCGTCTCGGCGAATGGGGAGGCGGCACCCACGTGAGCGGCTCGCCCCCACCACCCCTGACATGCGCCCGATCGCGCCCAGTCCGCGGTCCCTCACCTCCCGCGCGCCGCTATTTCTACCTCCCCGCCGGCGCTACTCGTCGCGCTCTCCACCGGTCGCTAGCTCGTCCGCTCTctctccatccatccatccccgTCCCCGCGATCGCCGAGCTAGCTCGATCTCCACTCTCCAGCAGAGTCTAGAAGCACACGTCCGTCCGGCGGCTTCCGTCGTCAcggaagctagctagctagacaGCGCGCGCCGGGGCCCGGACGGCCGGTTTCTCTCTCGGCGGCGGCCATGAACGACGACGCCTCCTCGTCTCCGGCTTCGTACATCAGACTGGTaagtgcgcgcgcgcgcggacgaTCTGCCGCCCGCGCCGTGCATTGAGATACGATTCGATCGATGGTGGGCTTGTGTGTTGGCGTGCATGCATGGTGATGATGCaaggttgttttaatttgtgCGATCGAATGTATGATCGATATTCAGGTGCAGCATCTGATCGAGAAGTGCATCTGCTACAAATTGAACAAGGAGGAGTGCATGGAGACGTTGGAGAAGCACGCCAAAATCATGCCCGTCATCACATCCACCGGTATGCTAGCTGCTAGCTGCATGCATGCGtgtttcttcttctctctctctcacttcTACTAGTTCTACTCTCTTGTGATTCCATTGCAATATATTCTTGCAAGCGATGATTAATCAAGTTTATTCAAGAGTGTTCACCAAAACTACTAGACGTATCATTGATTTCTTCTTGGCATTATATGTATTGCTAGTGTGGAAGGAACTGGAGAAGGAGAACAAGGAGTTCTTCGAGACGTACAAGAAGGATCGGGGAGTAGGCCCGAACACGAACCAGGAAGCGGCTACTACTACTGGTCATCATCCTTCGCGCGTCCAACAGAGCTGCTGCTCACAAgagtcgacgacgacgatgctGCAGCAGAAGAATCTATCTGGCGAACAGGAACAGCGCGTCGTGGAGAAGGAGAAGAGGGAGTTGTTCGAGACGTACAAGAAGGATCGGGGAGAAGAGTCAACGCTGCAGAAGAAGAATCCATGTGATGTACAGGAAAAGCGCGTCGTGGAGAAGGAGAAGAGGAAGAATCCTTGTGCTTCCAAGAGCTCACACGACAACTAGAACTCTCGCTCGATCCATCAGTTGctctagctatatatatatcagcatcaTCGCCAGTGTGATTATGTGTGTAATATAAGTACGTACGTAGGGGCCTGCATAGTCATGTGTATTATTATGAATAGATAGATTTCTGTAGATTAATCCTAGTAGCAGTAGCACTCAGGACGATCGAACATTCTCGATCTACAGGCACTGCCGTAGTACCATACGCAGCAAGCAGGGTAGGGGGCTGCGTTGCATGCATGTGTGGGGGCCCTGCACACGTGGCGGGCGAATATTCACCCAGAGCTAGCTATGCTTGTTTTGAAGGACACACTGCTGGTTACTGTCAGAAGAAAGAGGGCCGTTCTTGTCCCGGTGGTCGATCGATCTCGCGCCTCGATCGCCGTACACGTGCTCTGGCGATCGATCGATCCAACAGACAGgacagcttcatctagaaagtcactcatgaagctattttctaaaaaaacagctttactagtgaagttgagctgtgccaaacaaggcCGTAGTACGTCCACACGGATTCAGTCTGGCTTCGGGAGTTTGGAACCaagtcgtcgtcgccgtcggcTTCGGCTTCGGCGGCTGAGCTATCGATCTCTCCAGCTGGCGACGGCGACACAGGAGGATGGTGGTGCTCGACGAGTGCGTGCGTTGAGCATTTAGGCAACGTGTTGTGCGTACACATGTGGATCATTAGAGCTTTTAATTTGTTTCGTACAGGGACCATCTGCTATCATGGGCAACTAGGCGAGAAGAGAAGCGACGGATGCGGGAGCTGGAGAGCTGGTAGCGCTGACGTGCTCGCATCGTTGGCTGCTGCTGGCCACCGGCCGTGCTGTGGCTGTACGTGCTCTACTACTCTTCCGTCCGTGTCCGTAGTTGGTCGTGCTTACCCCAGCTGTACGCTGTACGCATACGTCCTTCTCAGCTACCGCGCCTACCGGCCAACCGAGCCTTGTTTCGGGCACGCAAGCTAGCTACTCCAATCTACTGACACGGGGTTTTCATGCTTCTCATGCTAGCTAAGAGACAGAGCGGATCGCTTTTTCGTAATGGAACAGACGAACGGGACATGAGCAACTGCCCTGTATTTCCAACAACAGGCAACAGCAGCCAGGGACGCTAGCTACTCACGCGTGTGTACAAACGGAAACCGTTCTACTCGTGTAGTGGGTCACCAACCCCGGTGGAATGGGTCGGTGTGTTGGCCGGATTTGCATCTTGTCTTACGCACGCGCATCAACTGTTCAACCCGGttctgatgaaagaaaaacaaaaaagaaatgttcactgcatctgcatctgcacTCTGCAAAGTGCAGAGTATCGGCGCACTTCAGGCACAGGCGGGCAGTAGACCTTGCAGCAGAAATTGGGTGGACCGAACCTTTCCCGTACAAAGATTCAGGTAA from Sorghum bicolor cultivar BTx623 chromosome 3, Sorghum_bicolor_NCBIv3, whole genome shotgun sequence encodes the following:
- the LOC8085442 gene encoding ruvB-like protein 1, producing MRIEEVQSTSKKQRIATHTHIKGLGLDTNGMAISLAAGFVGQAAAREAAGLVVDMIRQKKMAGRALLLAGPPATGKTALSLGVAQELGSKVPFCPMVGSEVYSSEVKKTEVLMENFRRAIGLRIKEKKEVYEGEVTELSPEEAESTTGGYVKSISHVIIGLKTVKGTKQLKLEPSVYDALIKEKVAVGDVIYIEANSGAVKRVGRCDSFATEYDLEAEEYVPIPKGEVHKKKEIVQDVTLHDLDAANAQPQGGQDILSLMGQMMKPRKTEITEKLRQEINKVVNRYIEEGIAELVPGVLFIDEVHMLDIECFSYLNRALESPLSPIVILATNRGICNVRGTDMTSPHGIPVDLLDRLVIIRTETYGPAEMIQILAIRAQVEEIDIDEESLAYLGEIGQQTSLRHAIQLLSPASVVAKTNGREKICKADLEEVSGLYLDAKSSARLLQEQQDRYIT
- the LOC8057770 gene encoding uncharacterized protein LOC8057770; the encoded protein is MNDDASSSPASYIRLVQHLIEKCICYKLNKEECMETLEKHAKIMPVITSTVWKELEKENKEFFETYKKDRGVGPNTNQEAATTTGHHPSRVQQSCCSQESTTTMLQQKNLSGEQEQRVVEKEKRELFETYKKDRGEESTLQKKNPCDVQEKRVVEKEKRKNPCASKSSHDN